Part of the Ochotona princeps isolate mOchPri1 chromosome 15, mOchPri1.hap1, whole genome shotgun sequence genome, ACTCCTCATGTCAGACAtgaaaagcaggagctggaaaggTGGGGCAGCATGCTACCGAGCAGCCGCATCTTGCCCCCAGGGGGGACAGAAGGACGAGCTGCCACCCACGGGCAAGATAACGGGGCTGAGGGCTCAAGTGCAGCCTTGAGTTCTTCCAGCTTAACACTTCTTGCAAGTGCTGCCGCTCCGGCCCATCCCACGGGAGTCGTAGCCACAGGTGCGGGTGGAAGAGAGGTTCCCACACATGGTTCCACCCTGGGAGCTGCTCACACCTGCAACAGGCAAGGTCAGGAATCAGAACCCTAGGAGGGGTGcacagccccacctcccaccacGGCTCCCCCccaaccacccccacccccggaaGCCCACAGCACCCAGGAACATGGGGACACATGTGTTTGGACGGGAAAATAGCACTGACGAGCAGATGGGTGTGCACGGAGGGAAAGAGTTAGTCTGCTCAAGGCATGTGGCGAGGAATGAACGCAGCCACTGCTCTCCTGGGCACTCCGCCCTTTCAGCCTCAAAGTTCCCCCTGATTACTCACAGACATTCACAGCACGTACGCCTTCACACAGCCTGGTGCAAAAAGGAAAAGGCAGCATTAGCACAGGGCACTGATGCCCGACGAAGATCCCAGAAATCACACAGTTACCAGCTCTGAAgccattccccaccccacccccagaagcCTCTCCCAGGTGGTGAGAGGAGAGATGTGGAGTCCAGCACTCCCACAATCCCAGCATCATCCCTCCAACCTGCCCCAAAAGGGGATCAGAGTACAGCCAAGCTGTCCTAGAGCGAGTAGGACCAGCAACGTCCCCAAGGACTCGGCTCCAGGCCATCTGCTCCCCTATCTCTCCTGTTAGTCTGACCCCCAGTTCCTATCAGCTCCCAGGAACCTGGCAATCCaactcctggcacctgtgtgTGAAGTCACAGAGGAGCCTGAAATCCACTGTGGTACAAATTAGGGTGCCTTTCCTCAGGCTCAGAGACCTCTTGTCATTGTTCAACAGTGACTAGCCAATGAAAGCAGCCTGAAGTTCTTGAACCTTCCATGGAATGCTCTCATGAACCTCAAAGCAGAGAGAGGCCTTGAAAGGGTTCCAAGTGGAAGCAGAAGAAGGGAAGCGGACAGAGCAAGTGGCGGAGCCAATATTTAGAGTAGGTGCATGCAAATGAGGCTCCATCCATCTGTTCAGGGGCCCTCACCTGTGCTCCTCGCCCTCCAGCAGGCGGCGGTAGGTGGCGATCTCAATGTCCAGGCCCAGCTTGGAGTTCATCACCTCCTGGTACTCCTTGAGCAGGCAGGCCATGTCCTGCTTGGCCTTCTGCAGggcctcctccagccctgccagCTTGCTCTTGGCATTCCGCAGGGCCGCCTCACCCTGCTGCTCAGACTGGGACACAGCTGCCTCCAGCTTGGTGTTCTGTGGACCCAGGAGAGAACAGGGTAGGTTCTGTCCCCTGGGACTCTCCCTCTATGTCCTACGTAGGTCCAGGCTCACCCACTAGGCCAGGAACACCCGCTACCCGGGCCCCTGAGTGATCAGGAACAGGAACTCCAGTCCTGCAAACTGGCCAGACAACACACAATGGGATTCCCTAGGGCACAGGGGTCCTGTGTGACATTGGGGTGGTCCCATCACTCTGGCCTTGGACACACGGAGCCCTACCTGGCTCTTGGCATTCTGCACCTCGGCCGTCAGCCTCTGGATCATGCGGTTCAGCTCATTGATCTTCTCCTTGGTACGGCGCAGGGTCTCTCCTTGCTGGATCACTGTGGCCTTCATCTCCTCGCACtggaggggaggaagagcagggatCCCTGAGGCTCAGATCAGGTCGTTTTCCCCCTCCCTGAGTCTTTATGTCAAACATCACCGTGCACAACCCTGCCCATACCTGGGGGGCTCCATTCACACAGTGACAACAGCAACCCCCTGGTACACGCACGACTCACACAGCTCTGTGCACCCGCCCTGTCGGTGTCTGCCCCGTCTCCTACCCAGCCCCGGGAAGGAAATCTCTCATGGTGGAGGAGTGAGGGCAGATTCTCCTGAAGGAACAAGTCTTACTCAGGGGTACCACTCAGCCCTCTACTGCCCTGTCGGGGATGCAGGCACCCTTGTGCCACTCACCTTGCTGCGGTACCACGACTCAGCCTCAGCCCGGCTGCGGGTGGCGATGTCGTCGTACTGAGCCTTGATCTCAGCCACAAGCGAGTCCATGTTCAGTTCCCGACTGTTGTTCATCTTGACAATGATTGAGGTGTCCGAGATGTGGGCGTGGAGGATTTTCATCTCCTGCAGAGCCAACCAGCATCTCCGTCTCATTCAACAACCAGATCCATGCAGAATAGAGCTGCCGTCCCCCCTGCCCTCccgccaccacacacacatatgcaaacaCCAAACCTCCCAGACACCAGGCCACTTTACTTCCTCCAGGCCAAGACTGGTGTTGAACAGAGGTGAGAAGAAGGTGgccccccaccctccacacccAGTTCTTACCTCCTCATACAAAGTCCTCAGGAAACCCAGCTCCTCCACCAGGCTGTGAGCAttggcctccaggtctcccttgcacaCGTAGGCCCTGTCGACTtcctgaagacacacacacacacagcagtccCAAGCTGCCCCAGtggtttccccagtgccccctCTCCCTGTGAGTGACAGGCATAGATTTGCAAGTTGGATGTCTGAGCTCCCCTCTAACCCCAGCACCATGTAGTGAGTGAGAGGTTTGGGGATTGTTCTCTCTCAAGAACAATCCAGAAAAATCCTGCCCTGTGGACCCACTGTGATGCCAGAAACAAAAAATGCCCTTTTAGGACTGGTGCCATTGTTCGATCGGCTAATCCTCTCCCTATAAGCGCCAGCATCTCagatgagtaccagttcatgtcctggctactccaccttccatgcagctccctgcttataacctgggaaagtagtagatgaTGGTCCGAGTCCTGaataccctgcacccacatgggagacccagaagaagctcctggctcctggcttcagataagctccaCTTtcgccattgtggctacttggggagcaaacaaaagatggaagacttttctctgtgtctcttctctctgtaaatctgcctttccaataagaataaatcttaaaacataaaTTCCCTTTCATAGCTTGGGAAATACAGGAAGAATTAGATGCTTCCTCCCATCCCACCAAGACCCGCCAGACTCCTATGCGGGTGAGCCACGCATAGCCTCAGTCACCTGCTTGACTCTGACCAGCTCGTTCTCTGCTGTGGCTCTCAGGGCGACCTCTTCCTCATAGCTGCAGAAGGAGAAGGGGTGGGAAATGGGGAGAATCAGGTAGCGATTCGGCTGGCAATGggatagaggagagagaggggccaCCCCAACCAGGTGGCTCATGTCCCTCCTccaggaagatgttcctctcacTGGAATAGAGGATTCACCTTAACCATTtcggttttatttgtatttcagcCCAACTTGCTGAGTTGATATCCAGACTGCCCCCCGCCCCACCACACTCACCTCTTCTTGTAGCCCTCCAGTGCCTCCTGCACATGGTTGAGCTCCGAGGACAGACGCCCACTGTCGGCCTCCACCTGCTCAGCCTCCCGCCGCAGGGACTGGATGTAACCGCTGAACAGAGGCTCCAGGTTGCTCTCGCAGCATTTGCGGTTCTGGTAGAACTGCCACCTCGtctccaggagcttgttctgctGCTCCAGGAAGCGCACCTGCCAGGGAACAGCCGTGCAGTGCTCCTGCCATGATCCTAGCACCTGGCAGGCTCCACCACACACATGagcccttcccttccccatggcCTTGGCATGCCGATCTGCATTCTAGCATCCCGTAATCACGAGGGGAGCCCTTTCTCATGCCCCTGCAGGTGATTCCAATCTCTCTCTAGCTGTCACTCCTGTGAGCCCAGGCATGTCTACAGTGAagatgactctgtgtgtgtgtgtgtgtccagagtTCCTGGCAGCAGACCATCCCATAGAATGACGCTGTGAGTCTGTGCCCATTTTCTGTATACCTAGTGTGCACACACTGCCTCCTCCA contains:
- the LOC101526064 gene encoding keratin, type II microfibrillar, component 7C, whose protein sequence is MTCRSSCLSSRSGSHMSRCCVSGQGRSMGRTFSCASACGPRPGRCCITAAPYRGISCYRGLTGGFGSRSVCGGFRAGSCGRSFGYRSGGVCGPSAPCITTVSVNESLLTPLNLEIDPNAQGVKQKEKEQIKGLNSKFAAFIDKVRFLEQQNKLLETRWQFYQNRKCCESNLEPLFSGYIQSLRREAEQVEADSGRLSSELNHVQEALEGYKKSYEEEVALRATAENELVRVKQEVDRAYVCKGDLEANAHSLVEELGFLRTLYEEEMKILHAHISDTSIIVKMNNSRELNMDSLVAEIKAQYDDIATRSRAEAESWYRSKCEEMKATVIQQGETLRRTKEKINELNRMIQRLTAEVQNAKSQNTKLEAAVSQSEQQGEAALRNAKSKLAGLEEALQKAKQDMACLLKEYQEVMNSKLGLDIEIATYRRLLEGEEHRLCEGVRAVNVCVSSSQGGTMCGNLSSTRTCGYDSRGMGRSGSTCKKC